The following coding sequences are from one Mus pahari chromosome X, PAHARI_EIJ_v1.1, whole genome shotgun sequence window:
- the Amelx gene encoding amelogenin, X isoform isoform X6 — protein MGTWILFACLLGAAFAMPLPPHPGSPGYINLSYEVLTPLKWYQSMIRQPHPPSHTLQPHHHLPVVPAQQPVAPQQPMMPVPGHHSMTPTQHHQPNIPPSAQQPFQQPFQPQAIPPQSHQPMQPQSPLHPMQPLAPQPPLPPLFSMQPLSPILPELPLEAWPATDKTKREEVD, from the exons ATGGGGACCTGGATTTTGTTTGCCTGCCTCCTGGGAGCAGCTTTTGCTATGCCC CTACCACCTCATCCTGGGAGCCCTGGTTATATCAACTTAAGCTATGAG GTGCTTACCCCTTTGAAGTGGTACCAGAGCATGATAAGGCAGCCG CATCCCCCGAGTCACACCCTTCAGCCTCATCACCACCTCCCCGTGGTGCCAGCTCAACAGCCCGTGGCCCCCCAGCAACCAATGATGCCAGTTCCTGGCCACCACTCCATGACTCCAACCCAACACCATCAGCCAAACATCCCTCCATCCGCCCAGCAGCCCTTCCAGCAGCCCTTCCAGCCCCAGGCCATTCCACCCCAGTCTCATCAGCCCATGCAGCCCCAGTCACCTCTGCATCCCATGCAGCCCCTGGCACCAcagccacctctgcctccacTGTTCTCCATGCAGCCCCTGTCCCCCATTCTTCCTGAGCTGCCTCTGGAAGCTTGGCCAGCGACAGACAAGACCAAGCGGGAAGAAGTG Gattaa
- the Amelx gene encoding amelogenin, X isoform isoform X4, with protein MGTWILFACLLGAAFAMPLPPHPGSPGYINLSYEVLTPLKWYQSMIRQPHPPSHTLQPHHHLPVVPAQQPVAPQQPMMPVPGHHSMTPTQHHQPNIPPSAQQPFQQPFQPQAIPPQSHQPMQPQSPLHPMQPLAPQPPLPPLFSMQPLSPILPELPLEAWPATDKTKREEVAFSPMKWYQGMTRHPLNMESTTEK; from the exons ATGGGGACCTGGATTTTGTTTGCCTGCCTCCTGGGAGCAGCTTTTGCTATGCCC CTACCACCTCATCCTGGGAGCCCTGGTTATATCAACTTAAGCTATGAG GTGCTTACCCCTTTGAAGTGGTACCAGAGCATGATAAGGCAGCCG CATCCCCCGAGTCACACCCTTCAGCCTCATCACCACCTCCCCGTGGTGCCAGCTCAACAGCCCGTGGCCCCCCAGCAACCAATGATGCCAGTTCCTGGCCACCACTCCATGACTCCAACCCAACACCATCAGCCAAACATCCCTCCATCCGCCCAGCAGCCCTTCCAGCAGCCCTTCCAGCCCCAGGCCATTCCACCCCAGTCTCATCAGCCCATGCAGCCCCAGTCACCTCTGCATCCCATGCAGCCCCTGGCACCAcagccacctctgcctccacTGTTCTCCATGCAGCCCCTGTCCCCCATTCTTCCTGAGCTGCCTCTGGAAGCTTGGCCAGCGACAGACAAGACCAAGCGGGAAGAAGTG GCGTTTTCTCCTATGAAGTGGTACCAGGGCATGACAAGGCATCCG CTTAACATGGAAAGCACAACAGAAAAATGA
- the Amelx gene encoding amelogenin, X isoform isoform X3: MGTWILFACLLGAAFAMPLPPHPGSPGYINLSYEVLTPLKWYQSMIRQPYPSYGYEPMGGWLHHQIIPVLSQQHPPSHTLQPHHHLPVVPAQQPVAPQQPMMPVPGHHSMTPTQHHQPNIPPSAQQPFQQPFQPQAIPPQSHQPMQPQSPLHPMQPLAPQPPLPPLFSMQPLSPILPELPLEAWPATDKTKREEVD; this comes from the exons ATGGGGACCTGGATTTTGTTTGCCTGCCTCCTGGGAGCAGCTTTTGCTATGCCC CTACCACCTCATCCTGGGAGCCCTGGTTATATCAACTTAAGCTATGAG GTGCTTACCCCTTTGAAGTGGTACCAGAGCATGATAAGGCAGCCG TATCCTTCCTATGGTTACGAACCCATGGGTGGATGGCTGCACCACCAAATCATCCCTGTGCTGTCTCAACAGCATCCCCCGAGTCACACCCTTCAGCCTCATCACCACCTCCCCGTGGTGCCAGCTCAACAGCCCGTGGCCCCCCAGCAACCAATGATGCCAGTTCCTGGCCACCACTCCATGACTCCAACCCAACACCATCAGCCAAACATCCCTCCATCCGCCCAGCAGCCCTTCCAGCAGCCCTTCCAGCCCCAGGCCATTCCACCCCAGTCTCATCAGCCCATGCAGCCCCAGTCACCTCTGCATCCCATGCAGCCCCTGGCACCAcagccacctctgcctccacTGTTCTCCATGCAGCCCCTGTCCCCCATTCTTCCTGAGCTGCCTCTGGAAGCTTGGCCAGCGACAGACAAGACCAAGCGGGAAGAAGTG Gattaa
- the Amelx gene encoding amelogenin, X isoform isoform X5, with amino-acid sequence MGTWILFACLLGAAFAMPVLTPLKWYQSMIRQPYPSYGYEPMGGWLHHQIIPVLSQQHPPSHTLQPHHHLPVVPAQQPVAPQQPMMPVPGHHSMTPTQHHQPNIPPSAQQPFQQPFQPQAIPPQSHQPMQPQSPLHPMQPLAPQPPLPPLFSMQPLSPILPELPLEAWPATDKTKREEVD; translated from the exons ATGGGGACCTGGATTTTGTTTGCCTGCCTCCTGGGAGCAGCTTTTGCTATGCCC GTGCTTACCCCTTTGAAGTGGTACCAGAGCATGATAAGGCAGCCG TATCCTTCCTATGGTTACGAACCCATGGGTGGATGGCTGCACCACCAAATCATCCCTGTGCTGTCTCAACAGCATCCCCCGAGTCACACCCTTCAGCCTCATCACCACCTCCCCGTGGTGCCAGCTCAACAGCCCGTGGCCCCCCAGCAACCAATGATGCCAGTTCCTGGCCACCACTCCATGACTCCAACCCAACACCATCAGCCAAACATCCCTCCATCCGCCCAGCAGCCCTTCCAGCAGCCCTTCCAGCCCCAGGCCATTCCACCCCAGTCTCATCAGCCCATGCAGCCCCAGTCACCTCTGCATCCCATGCAGCCCCTGGCACCAcagccacctctgcctccacTGTTCTCCATGCAGCCCCTGTCCCCCATTCTTCCTGAGCTGCCTCTGGAAGCTTGGCCAGCGACAGACAAGACCAAGCGGGAAGAAGTG Gattaa
- the Amelx gene encoding amelogenin, X isoform isoform X1 → MGTWILFACLLGAAFAMPLPPHPGSPGYINLSYEVLTPLKWYQSMIRQPYPSYGYEPMGGWLHHQIIPVLSQQHPPSHTLQPHHHLPVVPAQQPVAPQQPMMPVPGHHSMTPTQHHQPNIPPSAQQPFQQPFQPQAIPPQSHQPMQPQSPLHPMQPLAPQPPLPPLFSMQPLSPILPELPLEAWPATDKTKREEVAFSPMKWYQGMTRHPLNMESTTEK, encoded by the exons ATGGGGACCTGGATTTTGTTTGCCTGCCTCCTGGGAGCAGCTTTTGCTATGCCC CTACCACCTCATCCTGGGAGCCCTGGTTATATCAACTTAAGCTATGAG GTGCTTACCCCTTTGAAGTGGTACCAGAGCATGATAAGGCAGCCG TATCCTTCCTATGGTTACGAACCCATGGGTGGATGGCTGCACCACCAAATCATCCCTGTGCTGTCTCAACAGCATCCCCCGAGTCACACCCTTCAGCCTCATCACCACCTCCCCGTGGTGCCAGCTCAACAGCCCGTGGCCCCCCAGCAACCAATGATGCCAGTTCCTGGCCACCACTCCATGACTCCAACCCAACACCATCAGCCAAACATCCCTCCATCCGCCCAGCAGCCCTTCCAGCAGCCCTTCCAGCCCCAGGCCATTCCACCCCAGTCTCATCAGCCCATGCAGCCCCAGTCACCTCTGCATCCCATGCAGCCCCTGGCACCAcagccacctctgcctccacTGTTCTCCATGCAGCCCCTGTCCCCCATTCTTCCTGAGCTGCCTCTGGAAGCTTGGCCAGCGACAGACAAGACCAAGCGGGAAGAAGTG GCGTTTTCTCCTATGAAGTGGTACCAGGGCATGACAAGGCATCCG CTTAACATGGAAAGCACAACAGAAAAATGA
- the Amelx gene encoding amelogenin, X isoform isoform X2, which translates to MGTWILFACLLGAAFAMPLPPHPGSPGYINLSYEKSHSQAINTDRTALVLTPLKWYQSMIRQPYPSYGYEPMGGWLHHQIIPVLSQQHPPSHTLQPHHHLPVVPAQQPVAPQQPMMPVPGHHSMTPTQHHQPNIPPSAQQPFQQPFQPQAIPPQSHQPMQPQSPLHPMQPLAPQPPLPPLFSMQPLSPILPELPLEAWPATDKTKREEVD; encoded by the exons ATGGGGACCTGGATTTTGTTTGCCTGCCTCCTGGGAGCAGCTTTTGCTATGCCC CTACCACCTCATCCTGGGAGCCCTGGTTATATCAACTTAAGCTATGAG aAGTCACATTCTCAGGCTATCAATACTGACAGGACTGCATTA GTGCTTACCCCTTTGAAGTGGTACCAGAGCATGATAAGGCAGCCG TATCCTTCCTATGGTTACGAACCCATGGGTGGATGGCTGCACCACCAAATCATCCCTGTGCTGTCTCAACAGCATCCCCCGAGTCACACCCTTCAGCCTCATCACCACCTCCCCGTGGTGCCAGCTCAACAGCCCGTGGCCCCCCAGCAACCAATGATGCCAGTTCCTGGCCACCACTCCATGACTCCAACCCAACACCATCAGCCAAACATCCCTCCATCCGCCCAGCAGCCCTTCCAGCAGCCCTTCCAGCCCCAGGCCATTCCACCCCAGTCTCATCAGCCCATGCAGCCCCAGTCACCTCTGCATCCCATGCAGCCCCTGGCACCAcagccacctctgcctccacTGTTCTCCATGCAGCCCCTGTCCCCCATTCTTCCTGAGCTGCCTCTGGAAGCTTGGCCAGCGACAGACAAGACCAAGCGGGAAGAAGTG Gattaa